One Streptomyces sp. P9-A2 DNA window includes the following coding sequences:
- a CDS encoding lytic transglycosylase domain-containing protein codes for MSLPRARHRARARRRRPGRARRRLRTTALAVTAVAALTASQAPGLTRDVKDAHTASSTGDDGRPTAAGIPYAELAPPGDGSYHTDIPPLKVPDVASAAPALFRDLRSQSGIPATVLRAYRAAETSVGRTDPGCRLPWELLAAIGKVESGQARGGAVDKNGTTRGRITGPPLNGRGFALIRDTDGGAHDGDTVHDRAVGPMQFLPSTWSRWGADGNDDGRADPNNIFDAALAAGHYLCAGDRNLGRAADLDRAILSYNHSRAYVNLVRHWLDFYSRGVHTVPDGKGVIPRSPGAGGDTPATEPADTEDENGDGIIIGPDPATPTRPPSSSPSPTASPSPSPSSPSPGPSAPTEPPESETPSTPPEESPTEDPSPSPDPTDPGPTDPGPSPTEPDGCSPESGSPSPDPTSSPTTSPCPTDPAAPSAD; via the coding sequence ATGTCCTTACCCCGTGCACGACACCGCGCACGCGCACGACGTCGGCGTCCCGGCCGGGCCCGCAGGAGACTGCGGACGACCGCCCTCGCGGTGACGGCCGTGGCTGCCCTCACCGCCTCCCAGGCACCCGGCCTCACCCGGGACGTGAAGGACGCCCACACCGCCTCCTCGACCGGCGACGACGGCAGGCCGACGGCGGCAGGCATCCCGTACGCCGAGCTCGCACCGCCGGGCGACGGTTCCTACCACACCGACATCCCGCCCCTGAAGGTGCCGGACGTCGCGTCGGCGGCCCCGGCGCTCTTCCGCGACCTCCGTTCCCAGTCCGGCATCCCGGCCACCGTGCTGCGCGCCTACCGGGCCGCCGAGACCTCCGTCGGCAGGACGGACCCCGGCTGCCGGCTGCCCTGGGAACTGCTCGCGGCGATCGGCAAGGTCGAGTCCGGCCAGGCGCGCGGCGGAGCGGTCGACAAGAACGGCACCACACGGGGACGCATCACCGGCCCGCCGCTCAACGGCCGGGGTTTCGCCCTGATCCGGGACACGGACGGGGGCGCCCACGACGGTGACACGGTCCACGACCGCGCGGTGGGGCCGATGCAGTTCCTGCCGTCCACCTGGTCCCGCTGGGGCGCGGACGGCAACGACGACGGCCGCGCCGACCCGAACAACATCTTCGACGCGGCCCTGGCGGCCGGGCACTACCTGTGCGCGGGCGACCGGAACTTAGGCCGGGCCGCGGACCTGGACCGGGCGATCCTCAGCTACAACCACTCACGCGCCTACGTGAACCTGGTCAGGCACTGGCTGGACTTCTACAGCCGGGGAGTCCACACCGTCCCCGACGGCAAGGGCGTCATCCCCAGGAGCCCCGGCGCGGGCGGCGACACCCCGGCCACCGAACCCGCCGACACCGAGGACGAGAACGGCGACGGCATCATCATCGGCCCGGACCCGGCCACCCCCACACGGCCCCCCTCCTCGTCCCCGTCACCCACCGCCTCCCCCTCTCCCTCCCCGTCGTCCCCGTCACCGGGCCCCTCCGCGCCGACGGAACCCCCGGAGAGCGAGACCCCCTCCACACCACCCGAGGAGTCCCCCACCGAAGACCCGTCGCCCTCCCCGGACCCCACCGACCCGGGCCCCACCGACCCGGGCCCTTCACCCACCGAACCGGACGGCTGCTCCCCGGAGTCAGGATCCCCGTCCCCCGACCCCACGTCTTCCCCGACCACCTCCCCGTGCCCCACAGACCCGGCCGCACCCTCCGCCGACTGA